One Cyanobium sp. Tous-M-B4 DNA segment encodes these proteins:
- the devC gene encoding ABC transporter permease DevC: MLGRIWQGRRIPLAWLLLTRQPVRLAVALAGIAFAGILMFMQLGFRDGLFDASVTIHRLFDTDLVLISPRSSSSVSMAGFPRRRLVQAMADPDVQGITPVHWNLLLWRNPDTKATRSILTLGFEPADPLFTDPSLAPKAKLLQDRGRVLFDELSRPEFGPVAEWFRGGRTVESEINGKKVRVAGLVGLGTSFGADGNLLTSQETYLQLLPNTPPGSIEVGLIRLRAGADADAVVERLKRDLPDDVSVLTKAGFIAFEQNYWRSSTSIGFIFTLGAAMGFVVGCVIVYQILYSDVSDHLPEYATLMAMGYRLPTLLGVVAREGMLLAVFGYLPAYAAGQGLYLLVRNATQLPVSMNLTRALTVFIMILVMCMGSATLAMRRLGDADPAEIF, encoded by the coding sequence CCCCTTGCCTGGCTGCTGTTGACTCGCCAGCCCGTGCGCCTGGCTGTCGCCCTGGCTGGCATCGCCTTCGCCGGCATTTTGATGTTTATGCAGCTGGGATTTAGGGACGGCCTGTTTGACGCCAGTGTCACTATCCACCGCCTCTTTGACACCGACCTGGTGTTAATCAGCCCCCGTTCCAGCAGCTCGGTGAGCATGGCCGGCTTTCCCCGCCGCCGTCTGGTGCAGGCCATGGCAGATCCAGATGTGCAGGGGATTACTCCGGTTCACTGGAATTTGCTGCTTTGGCGCAACCCGGACACCAAGGCAACCCGCTCAATCCTCACCCTGGGCTTTGAACCTGCCGATCCCCTGTTCACCGACCCCAGCCTCGCGCCTAAGGCAAAGCTTTTGCAGGATCGGGGCCGAGTGCTGTTTGATGAGCTCTCCAGGCCAGAGTTTGGGCCTGTAGCCGAATGGTTTCGCGGCGGACGCACCGTCGAAAGCGAGATCAATGGCAAAAAAGTAAGGGTGGCCGGCCTGGTGGGGCTCGGCACCTCCTTTGGCGCTGATGGCAATCTGCTCACGAGCCAGGAGACCTATCTCCAGCTACTGCCAAATACTCCTCCAGGCAGCATTGAGGTGGGTCTAATCCGCTTGCGAGCTGGGGCCGATGCCGATGCGGTGGTCGAGAGGCTGAAGCGGGATTTACCCGATGACGTCAGCGTGCTGACCAAAGCAGGCTTTATCGCTTTTGAGCAGAACTACTGGAGATCCAGCACCTCGATCGGTTTCATCTTCACCCTTGGTGCTGCCATGGGCTTTGTGGTGGGCTGCGTAATCGTCTACCAGATTTTGTATTCCGACGTCAGCGATCATCTGCCGGAATATGCCACCTTGATGGCGATGGGCTACCGGCTCCCCACCCTGCTTGGGGTGGTGGCTAGGGAGGGGATGCTGCTGGCTGTGTTCGGCTATCTGCCTGCCTACGCCGCCGGCCAGGGTCTCTATCTACTGGTGCGCAACGCCACCCAGCTACCGGTATCAATGAACCTGACCCGGGCGCTGACCGTGTTCATCATGATTTTGGTGATGTGTATGGGCTCGGCAACCTTGGCGATGCGGCGCCTTGGTGACGCCGACCC